From a region of the Methanolinea sp. genome:
- a CDS encoding universal stress protein, with the protein MTLGADLIVIGPVGKGHISRMLSGSVSTHVFSQPGGNPRCPALIGSGPSRFFPFVSMV; encoded by the coding sequence ATGACACTCGGCGCCGACCTGATCGTGATCGGCCCGGTAGGCAAAGGCCACATCTCACGCATGCTCTCCGGGAGCGTCAGCACGCACGTGTTCAGCCAGCCCGGTGGCAACCCTCGTTGTCCGGCCCTGATAGGTAGCGGGCCATCACGATTCTTCCCATTCGTGTCCATGGTATAA
- a CDS encoding universal stress protein — MFRKILVAVDGSPITRNVLTAAADLARHYHAELHCIYIIETGWSEEEIARELVIREVEEESGIVLAGLRENLPGWVYAGGHAPETRAPWRIHPRGSR, encoded by the coding sequence GTGTTCCGGAAAATTCTCGTCGCTGTTGATGGGTCACCCATAACCAGAAACGTACTTACTGCGGCGGCCGACCTGGCAAGGCATTACCATGCGGAACTCCACTGTATTTACATCATCGAAACCGGGTGGTCCGAAGAGGAGATCGCCCGTGAACTGGTCATCCGCGAAGTTGAAGAAGAGTCAGGGATCGTGCTCGCAGGTTTGAGAGAGAACTTGCCAGGATGGGTGTATGCAGGCGGTCATGCACCTGAAACGCGGGCACCCTGGCGAATCCATCCTCGCGGCAGCAGATGA
- a CDS encoding phosphate-starvation-inducible PsiE family protein codes for MLEYINKFERGVYYVLMVLLAGSSSLASLNSSLSFFALFSDLSYRLGNHEILQIFGYFLLILIRIEPRDDKAYLLKNEIQVEIIVLVAIIAVARKIILLDPFIEGLEELNANVMIALGVVIIALSASYYLIRRTSPR; via the coding sequence GTGCTCGAATACATCAATAAATTTGAACGGGGTGTCTATTACGTCCTGATGGTCCTTCTTGCCGGGTCATCTTCTTTGGCGTCCTTGAACTCCTCATTATCTTTTTTTGCACTTTTCTCCGATCTCTCGTATCGTCTCGGGAACCACGAGATTCTCCAGATCTTCGGGTATTTCCTTCTCATCCTCATCAGGATCGAACCCCGAGACGATAAGGCATATCTCCTCAAGAATGAGATCCAGGTCGAGATAATTGTCCTCGTAGCTATCATTGCAGTGGCCAGAAAGATCATCCTCCTCGATCCGTTCATTGAGGGATTAGAAGAGCTCAATGCCAATGTCATGATCGCCCTGGGGGTGGTAATCATCGCCCTGTCGGCCTCGTACTACCTGATCCGGAGGACATCCCCCAGGTAG